A stretch of the Perca flavescens isolate YP-PL-M2 chromosome 3, PFLA_1.0, whole genome shotgun sequence genome encodes the following:
- the LOC114552902 gene encoding von Willebrand factor A domain-containing protein 5A: MVNCWGLLTSQKEPVPLKSVEVELEVRDHVATVVSTLNYENKEDKPLEAVFVVPLPGTKETDKNGHIWVKCNDSSKNRPKLCFIVFPSVSWSVPLKSVEVELEVRDHVATVVSTLNYENKEDKPLEAVFVFPLPGDAAVCHFSAKIGQTEIVAEVKEKQKAREEYDDALSSGREVFLLEESDQSPDIFSLSVGSLHPGESASIRLEYVTELAVQADEGLRFSLPAVLNPRYQPRGSEDVCIQVTSVPASLVPYSLSFSARVSSPRPVSKVESNCPLDALQYLNTEQTQATAL; this comes from the exons ATGGTGAACTGCTGGGGTCTGCTAACTTCCCAGAAGGAACCAG TTCCTCTGAAGAGCGTGGAGGTGGAGCTGGAGGTGAGGGACCATGTGGCTACAGTGGTCTCCACTCTGAACTATGAGAACAAGGAGGACAAACCACTGGAGGCTGTTTTTGTCGTCCCTCTACCAGGTACAAAAGaaactgacaaaaat GGACACATCTGGGTTAAATGCAACGATTCAAGTAAGAATAGACCTAAGTTGTGTTTCATTGTGTTTCCTTCTGTTTCTTGGTCAGTTCCTCTGAAGAGCGTGGAGGTGGAGCTGGAGGTGAGGGACCATGTGGCTACAGTGGTCTCCACTCTGAACTATGAGAACAAGGAGGACAAACCACTGGAGGCTGTTTTTGTCTTCCCTCTGCCTGGAGATGCTGCTGTCTGTCACTTCAGTGCTAagattggacagacagagaTTGTAGCTGAGGTGAAGGAGAAACAGAAG GCTCGTGAGGAGTATGATGACGCTTTGAGCTCTGGTAGGGAGGTCTTCCTGTTGGAGGAGAGTGATCAGAGTCCAGATATATTCTCTCTGAGTGTGGGCAGTCTGCATCCAGGAGAGAGCGCCTCCATCAGGCTGGAGTACGTCACTGAGCTGGCTGTGCAGGCTGATGAAGGGCTGAGGTTTTCTCTGCCTGCTGTGCTCAACCCTCGCTACCAACCTCGGG GAAGTGAAGATGTTTGTATCCAGGTGACCTCTGTTCCAGCCTCTCTGGTGCCCTacagtctgtctttctctgcccGAGTGTCCTCTCCTCGTCCAGTCTCTAAAGTAGAGTCCAACTGTCCCCTGGACGCTCTCCAGTACCTCAACACAGAGCAGACCCAGGCTACG GCTCTCTGA
- the LOC114552311 gene encoding G2/M phase-specific E3 ubiquitin-protein ligase-like: protein MREHHAHAQNGSGTVEDMFQLVHRVSGALQRFREGMKTLGVLDAIRMHPDAFRPLFCHKPSPLTADVLEQLFEIRLSAVGRNQRRAEECVVAFWRDYLLDVEEQEGPFNLGVSWPLRQEQMIFHPWASPHYLQWFFSMSCTSDKAVIYPPQTHALTACGCQS, encoded by the exons atgcgtgaacatcatgcgcatgcgcagaacggatcgggtactgtgGAGGATATGTTTCAGCTGGTTCATCGAGTTAGTGGAGCACTTCAAAG GTTCAGGGAGGGGATGAAGACCCTTGGTGTTCTTGATGCAATAAGAATGCACCCAGATGCTTTTAGACCACTGTTTTGTCACAAGCCATCCCCACTCACAGCTGATGTACTAGAACAGCTCTTTGAAATTCGACTGTCAGCAGTGGGCAGGAACCAAAGAAGGGCAGAGGAATGTGTGGTTGCATTTTGGAGGGACTACCTGCTGGATGTTGAGG AGCAAGAGGGACCCTTCAACTTGGGGGTATCCTGGCCTTTGCGACAGGAGCAGATGATATTCCACCCCTGGGCTTCTCCCCACTACCTTCAGTGGTTTTTCTCCATGAGCTGCACCTCAGACAAGGCCGTCATTTATCCACCGCAAACGCATGCATTAACTGCCTGCGGTTGCCAGTCCTGA
- the LOC114552397 gene encoding von Willebrand factor A domain-containing protein 5A isoform X4, giving the protein MMMNCCGLVTSKKEPVPLKSVEVELEVRDHVATVVSTLNYENKEDKPLEAVFVFPLPGDAAVCHFSAKIGQTEIVAEVKEKQKAREEYDDALSSGQQAFLLEESDQSPDIFSLSVGSLRPGESASIRLEYVTELAVQADEGLRFCLPAVLNPRYQPQGSGGSGGGNVQVTSVPASLVPYSLSFSARVSSPRPVSKVESNCPLDALQYLNTEQTQATVKLAAFHKFDRDVELLIYYKDAHQPTAVVEAGQASAKPGSLMGDPVVMLSLYPEFPQAVMSSVASCGEFVFLLDRSGSMAGSRIKSARETLLLLLKSLPMGCYFNIYSFGSCHENIFPKSVEYSQKTMEEALKKVEEMQANLGGTEILEPLKHIYSQPCIPSQPRQLFVFTDGAVCNTKEVINLVRKNSGSHRCFSFGIGEGASSALINGLAKEGGGHAQFITDTDRMQPKVMQSLRFALHPTVVDISFKWDLPKGVSVTALSPPITALFQGQRSLVYAQLTGQSSEAAEGCVTVKYSLAGRPSQNQLHFSLKPAEDTGLPVHRLAARTLIRSLEMEERESRGVQEEGVKKKVVELSVQSGVSSAFTAFVAVNKGDGEVLQGPLVVRNVPTPRRAWLGSGLIQQQSCSMGRSVQSCPMPMMAMAPTCPTVQSSWYVYDGYGAFFSILSSW; this is encoded by the exons ATGATGATGAACTGCTGTGGTCTGGTCACTTCCAAAAAGGAACCAG TTCCTCTGAAGAGTGTGGAGGTGGAGCTGGAGGTGAGGGACCATGTGGCTACAGTGGTCTCCACTCTGAACTATGAGAACAAGGAGGACAAACCACTGGAGGCTGTTTTTGTCTTCCCTCTGCCTGGAGATGCTGCTGTCTGTCACTTCAGTGCTAagattggacagacagagaTTGTAGCTGAGGTGAAGGAGAAACAGAAG GCTCGTGAGGAGTATGATGACGCGTTGAGCTCTGGTCAGCAGGCCTTCCTGTTGGAGGAGAGTGATCAGAGTCCAGATATATTCTCTCTGAGTGTGGGCAGTCTGCGTCCAGGAGAGAGCGCCTCCATCAGGCTGGAGTACGTCACTGAGCTGGCTGTGCAGGCTGATGAAGGGCTGAGGTTTTGTCTGCCTGCTGTGCTCAACCCTCGCTACCAACCTCAGG GGAGTGGAGGTAGTGGAGGTGGCAACGTTCAGGTGACCTCTGTTCCAGCCTCTCTGGTGCCCTacagtctgtctttctctgcccGAGTGTCCTCTCCTCGTCCAGTCTCTAAAGTAGAGTCCAACTGTCCCCTGGACGCTCTCCAGTACCTCAACACAGAGCAGACCCAGGCTACG GTCAAATTGGCTGCATTTCACAAGTTTGACAGAGATGTTGAACTGCTGATTTATTACAAAGATGCCCACCAGCCCACTGCTGTGGTGGAGGCAGGACAGGCCTCTGCTAAGCCTG GCTCTCTGATGGGTGATCCAGTGGTGATGCTGAGCCTGTACCCTGAGTTCCCCCAGGCTGTGATGTCTTCAGTCGCCTCATGTGGAGAGTTTGTGTTCTTACTGGATCGATCTGGCAGTATGGCAGGGTCCCGTATAAAGAGTGCCAGG GAAACTCTGCTGCTCCTGTTGAAGAGCTTACCAATGGGCTGCTATTTCAACATCTACAGCTTTGGGTCCTGCCATGAAAACATCTTCCC TAAGAGTGTGGAGTACAGCCAGAAGACCATGGAAGAGGCTCTGAAAAAAGTTGAAGAGATGCAAGCTAATCTGGGAGGAACAGAGATCCTTGAGCCCCTCAAACACATTTACAGCCAGCCCTGCATTCCCAGTCAACCTAGacaa CTATTTGTCTTTACTGACGGAGCGGTGTGCAACACCAAAGAAGTTATAAATCTGGTGAGGAAGAATTCAGGTTCCCACAG GTGTTTCTCTTTTGGGATTGGAGAAGGGGCCAGCTCTGCTCTTATCAACGGGTTGGCCAAGGAAGGAGGAGGTCACGCTCAGTTCATCACAGATACTGACAGGATGCAACCCAAA GTGATGCAGTCGCTGCGTTTTGCTCTGCATCCAACTGTGGTGGACATCTCATTTAAGTGGGATTTGCCAAAGGGAGTGTCTGTCACTGCTCtctctccaccaatcacagcacttttccagggtcaaaggtcactggTTTATGCCCAGCTCACTGGACAG AGTTCAGAGGCAGCGGAGGGCTGTGTGACGGTGAAGTACAGCCTGGCAGGTCGTCCCTCTCAGAACCAGCTCCACTTCAGTCTCAAACCTGCAGAGGACACTGG ATTACCGGTCCACAGGTTGGCTGCTCGGACTCTGATTCGCTCTctggagatggaggagagagagagcagaggagtgCAAGAGGAAGGAGTGAAGAAAAAGGTGGTGGAGCTCAGTGTCCAATCAGGAGTGAGCAGTGCCTTCACTGCCTTCGTTGCTGTCAACAAAGGAGACGGCGAGGTGCTTCAAGGACCTCTGGTGGTCAGAAATGTTCCAACACCCA GGcgggcgtggcttgggagtggcctcatacagcagcaaa GTTGTAGTATGGGTAGGTCTGTTCAGTCCTGTCCTATGCCTATGATGGCTATGGCGCCCACCTGTCCTACTG TCCAGTCCTCCTGGTATGTCTATGATGGCTATGGCGCATTCTTTTCTATCCTATCGTCCTGGTAA
- the LOC114552397 gene encoding von Willebrand factor A domain-containing protein 5A isoform X3 has product MMMNCCGLVTSKKEPVPLKSVEVELEVRDHVATVVSTLNYENKEDKPLEAVFVFPLPGDAAVCHFSAKIGQTEIVAEVKEKQKAREEYDDALSSGQQAFLLEESDQSPDIFSLSVGSLRPGESASIRLEYVTELAVQADEGLRFCLPAVLNPRYQPQGSGGSGGGNVQVTSVPASLVPYSLSFSARVSSPRPVSKVESNCPLDALQYLNTEQTQATVKLAAFHKFDRDVELLIYYKDAHQPTAVVEAGQASAKPGSLMGDPVVMLSLYPEFPQAVMSSVASCGEFVFLLDRSGSMAGSRIKSARETLLLLLKSLPMGCYFNIYSFGSCHENIFPKSVEYSQKTMEEALKKVEEMQANLGGTEILEPLKHIYSQPCIPSQPRQLFVFTDGAVCNTKEVINLVRKNSGSHRCFSFGIGEGASSALINGLAKEGGGHAQFITDTDRMQPKVMQSLRFALHPTVVDISFKWDLPKGVSVTALSPPITALFQGQRSLVYAQLTGQSSEAAEGCVTVKYSLAGRPSQNQLHFSLKPAEDTGLPVHRLAARTLIRSLEMEERESRGVQEEGVKKKVVELSVQSGVSSAFTAFVAVNKGDGEVLQGPLVVRNVPTPRRAWLGSGLIQQQSCSMGRSVQSCPMPMMAMAPTCPTGCSMRLSSQSSPPGMSMMAMAHSFLSYRPVSESCLPKQPPRDPLLQLVSLQKASGCWVLDPALASALGKTSEEVEKPKLASVNQEVWATILALIWLHGFKMDAQEEWELLAMKAVSWLRAQNAPCVTECVEAANALLGFNVQKDALGL; this is encoded by the exons ATGATGATGAACTGCTGTGGTCTGGTCACTTCCAAAAAGGAACCAG TTCCTCTGAAGAGTGTGGAGGTGGAGCTGGAGGTGAGGGACCATGTGGCTACAGTGGTCTCCACTCTGAACTATGAGAACAAGGAGGACAAACCACTGGAGGCTGTTTTTGTCTTCCCTCTGCCTGGAGATGCTGCTGTCTGTCACTTCAGTGCTAagattggacagacagagaTTGTAGCTGAGGTGAAGGAGAAACAGAAG GCTCGTGAGGAGTATGATGACGCGTTGAGCTCTGGTCAGCAGGCCTTCCTGTTGGAGGAGAGTGATCAGAGTCCAGATATATTCTCTCTGAGTGTGGGCAGTCTGCGTCCAGGAGAGAGCGCCTCCATCAGGCTGGAGTACGTCACTGAGCTGGCTGTGCAGGCTGATGAAGGGCTGAGGTTTTGTCTGCCTGCTGTGCTCAACCCTCGCTACCAACCTCAGG GGAGTGGAGGTAGTGGAGGTGGCAACGTTCAGGTGACCTCTGTTCCAGCCTCTCTGGTGCCCTacagtctgtctttctctgcccGAGTGTCCTCTCCTCGTCCAGTCTCTAAAGTAGAGTCCAACTGTCCCCTGGACGCTCTCCAGTACCTCAACACAGAGCAGACCCAGGCTACG GTCAAATTGGCTGCATTTCACAAGTTTGACAGAGATGTTGAACTGCTGATTTATTACAAAGATGCCCACCAGCCCACTGCTGTGGTGGAGGCAGGACAGGCCTCTGCTAAGCCTG GCTCTCTGATGGGTGATCCAGTGGTGATGCTGAGCCTGTACCCTGAGTTCCCCCAGGCTGTGATGTCTTCAGTCGCCTCATGTGGAGAGTTTGTGTTCTTACTGGATCGATCTGGCAGTATGGCAGGGTCCCGTATAAAGAGTGCCAGG GAAACTCTGCTGCTCCTGTTGAAGAGCTTACCAATGGGCTGCTATTTCAACATCTACAGCTTTGGGTCCTGCCATGAAAACATCTTCCC TAAGAGTGTGGAGTACAGCCAGAAGACCATGGAAGAGGCTCTGAAAAAAGTTGAAGAGATGCAAGCTAATCTGGGAGGAACAGAGATCCTTGAGCCCCTCAAACACATTTACAGCCAGCCCTGCATTCCCAGTCAACCTAGacaa CTATTTGTCTTTACTGACGGAGCGGTGTGCAACACCAAAGAAGTTATAAATCTGGTGAGGAAGAATTCAGGTTCCCACAG GTGTTTCTCTTTTGGGATTGGAGAAGGGGCCAGCTCTGCTCTTATCAACGGGTTGGCCAAGGAAGGAGGAGGTCACGCTCAGTTCATCACAGATACTGACAGGATGCAACCCAAA GTGATGCAGTCGCTGCGTTTTGCTCTGCATCCAACTGTGGTGGACATCTCATTTAAGTGGGATTTGCCAAAGGGAGTGTCTGTCACTGCTCtctctccaccaatcacagcacttttccagggtcaaaggtcactggTTTATGCCCAGCTCACTGGACAG AGTTCAGAGGCAGCGGAGGGCTGTGTGACGGTGAAGTACAGCCTGGCAGGTCGTCCCTCTCAGAACCAGCTCCACTTCAGTCTCAAACCTGCAGAGGACACTGG ATTACCGGTCCACAGGTTGGCTGCTCGGACTCTGATTCGCTCTctggagatggaggagagagagagcagaggagtgCAAGAGGAAGGAGTGAAGAAAAAGGTGGTGGAGCTCAGTGTCCAATCAGGAGTGAGCAGTGCCTTCACTGCCTTCGTTGCTGTCAACAAAGGAGACGGCGAGGTGCTTCAAGGACCTCTGGTGGTCAGAAATGTTCCAACACCCA GGcgggcgtggcttgggagtggcctcatacagcagcaaa GTTGTAGTATGGGTAGGTCTGTTCAGTCCTGTCCTATGCCTATGATGGCTATGGCGCCCACCTGTCCTACTG GTTGTAGTATGCGTTTGTCTTCTCAGTCCAGTCCTCCTGGTATGTCTATGATGGCTATGGCGCATTCTTTTCTATCCTATCGTCCTG TCTCAGAAAGCTGTTTGCCCAAGCAGCCACCCAGAGACCCTTTGCTGCAGCTGGTCTCCCTCCAGAAGGCGTCTGGCTGCTGGGTGCTGGATCCAGCTCTGGCTTCTGCACTGGGAAAGACCAGCGAggaggtggaaaagcccaagcTTGCATCA GTGAATCAGGAAGTATGGGCCACCATTCTGGCTCTGATCTGGCTCCATGGTTTCAAGATGGATGCTCAGGAAGAGTGGGAGCTTCTGGCTATGAAGGCTGTGTCATGGCTCCGTGCCCAGAATG CCCCATGTGTGACAGAGTGTGTGGAAGCTGCAAATGCTCTGTTGGGGTTCAATGTGCAGAAAGACGCCCTGGGACTCTGA
- the LOC114552397 gene encoding von Willebrand factor A domain-containing protein 5A isoform X1: MMMNCCGLVTSKKEPVPLKSVEVELEVRDHVATVVSTLNYENKEDKPLEAVFVFPLPGDAAVCHFSAKIGQTEIVAEVKEKQKAREEYDDALSSGQQAFLLEESDQSPDIFSLSVGSLRPGESASIRLEYVTELAVQADEGLRFCLPAVLNPRYQPQGSGGSGGGNVQVTSVPASLVPYSLSFSARVSSPRPVSKVESNCPLDALQYLNTEQTQATVKLAAFHKFDRDVELLIYYKDAHQPTAVVEAGQASAKPGSLMGDPVVMLSLYPEFPQAVMSSVASCGEFVFLLDRSGSMAGSRIKSARETLLLLLKSLPMGCYFNIYSFGSCHENIFPKSVEYSQKTMEEALKKVEEMQANLGGTEILEPLKHIYSQPCIPSQPRQLFVFTDGAVCNTKEVINLVRKNSGSHRCFSFGIGEGASSALINGLAKEGGGHAQFITDTDRMQPKVMQSLRFALHPTVVDISFKWDLPKGVSVTALSPPITALFQGQRSLVYAQLTGQSSEAAEGCVTVKYSLAGRPSQNQLHFSLKPAEDTGLPVHRLAARTLIRSLEMEERESRGVQEEGVKKKVVELSVQSGVSSAFTAFVAVNKGDGEVLQGPLVVRNVPTPRRAWLGSGLIQQQSCSMGRSVQSCPMPMMAMAPTCPTVQSSWYVYDGYGAFFSILSSCLRKLFAQAATQRPFAAAGLPPEGVWLLGAGSSSGFCTGKDQRGGGKAQACISESGSMGHHSGSDLAPWFQDGCSGRVGASGYEGCVMAPCPECPMCDRVCGSCKCSVGVQCAERRPGTLRFSLDQLLFRIEADLLDPRFCFEHCTILFT, encoded by the exons ATGATGATGAACTGCTGTGGTCTGGTCACTTCCAAAAAGGAACCAG TTCCTCTGAAGAGTGTGGAGGTGGAGCTGGAGGTGAGGGACCATGTGGCTACAGTGGTCTCCACTCTGAACTATGAGAACAAGGAGGACAAACCACTGGAGGCTGTTTTTGTCTTCCCTCTGCCTGGAGATGCTGCTGTCTGTCACTTCAGTGCTAagattggacagacagagaTTGTAGCTGAGGTGAAGGAGAAACAGAAG GCTCGTGAGGAGTATGATGACGCGTTGAGCTCTGGTCAGCAGGCCTTCCTGTTGGAGGAGAGTGATCAGAGTCCAGATATATTCTCTCTGAGTGTGGGCAGTCTGCGTCCAGGAGAGAGCGCCTCCATCAGGCTGGAGTACGTCACTGAGCTGGCTGTGCAGGCTGATGAAGGGCTGAGGTTTTGTCTGCCTGCTGTGCTCAACCCTCGCTACCAACCTCAGG GGAGTGGAGGTAGTGGAGGTGGCAACGTTCAGGTGACCTCTGTTCCAGCCTCTCTGGTGCCCTacagtctgtctttctctgcccGAGTGTCCTCTCCTCGTCCAGTCTCTAAAGTAGAGTCCAACTGTCCCCTGGACGCTCTCCAGTACCTCAACACAGAGCAGACCCAGGCTACG GTCAAATTGGCTGCATTTCACAAGTTTGACAGAGATGTTGAACTGCTGATTTATTACAAAGATGCCCACCAGCCCACTGCTGTGGTGGAGGCAGGACAGGCCTCTGCTAAGCCTG GCTCTCTGATGGGTGATCCAGTGGTGATGCTGAGCCTGTACCCTGAGTTCCCCCAGGCTGTGATGTCTTCAGTCGCCTCATGTGGAGAGTTTGTGTTCTTACTGGATCGATCTGGCAGTATGGCAGGGTCCCGTATAAAGAGTGCCAGG GAAACTCTGCTGCTCCTGTTGAAGAGCTTACCAATGGGCTGCTATTTCAACATCTACAGCTTTGGGTCCTGCCATGAAAACATCTTCCC TAAGAGTGTGGAGTACAGCCAGAAGACCATGGAAGAGGCTCTGAAAAAAGTTGAAGAGATGCAAGCTAATCTGGGAGGAACAGAGATCCTTGAGCCCCTCAAACACATTTACAGCCAGCCCTGCATTCCCAGTCAACCTAGacaa CTATTTGTCTTTACTGACGGAGCGGTGTGCAACACCAAAGAAGTTATAAATCTGGTGAGGAAGAATTCAGGTTCCCACAG GTGTTTCTCTTTTGGGATTGGAGAAGGGGCCAGCTCTGCTCTTATCAACGGGTTGGCCAAGGAAGGAGGAGGTCACGCTCAGTTCATCACAGATACTGACAGGATGCAACCCAAA GTGATGCAGTCGCTGCGTTTTGCTCTGCATCCAACTGTGGTGGACATCTCATTTAAGTGGGATTTGCCAAAGGGAGTGTCTGTCACTGCTCtctctccaccaatcacagcacttttccagggtcaaaggtcactggTTTATGCCCAGCTCACTGGACAG AGTTCAGAGGCAGCGGAGGGCTGTGTGACGGTGAAGTACAGCCTGGCAGGTCGTCCCTCTCAGAACCAGCTCCACTTCAGTCTCAAACCTGCAGAGGACACTGG ATTACCGGTCCACAGGTTGGCTGCTCGGACTCTGATTCGCTCTctggagatggaggagagagagagcagaggagtgCAAGAGGAAGGAGTGAAGAAAAAGGTGGTGGAGCTCAGTGTCCAATCAGGAGTGAGCAGTGCCTTCACTGCCTTCGTTGCTGTCAACAAAGGAGACGGCGAGGTGCTTCAAGGACCTCTGGTGGTCAGAAATGTTCCAACACCCA GGcgggcgtggcttgggagtggcctcatacagcagcaaa GTTGTAGTATGGGTAGGTCTGTTCAGTCCTGTCCTATGCCTATGATGGCTATGGCGCCCACCTGTCCTACTG TCCAGTCCTCCTGGTATGTCTATGATGGCTATGGCGCATTCTTTTCTATCCTATCGTCCTG TCTCAGAAAGCTGTTTGCCCAAGCAGCCACCCAGAGACCCTTTGCTGCAGCTGGTCTCCCTCCAGAAGGCGTCTGGCTGCTGGGTGCTGGATCCAGCTCTGGCTTCTGCACTGGGAAAGACCAGCGAggaggtggaaaagcccaagcTTGCATCA GTGAATCAGGAAGTATGGGCCACCATTCTGGCTCTGATCTGGCTCCATGGTTTCAAGATGGATGCTCAGGAAGAGTGGGAGCTTCTGGCTATGAAGGCTGTGTCATGGCTCCGTGCCCAGAATG CCCCATGTGTGACAGAGTGTGTGGAAGCTGCAAATGCTCTGTTGGGGTTCAATGTGCAGAAAGACGCCCTGGGACTCTGAGATTTTCATTAGATCAGCTTCTCTTCAGGATTGAAGCAGATTTACTCGATCCAAGATTTTGTTTTGAACATTGTACCATACTATTTACCTAG
- the LOC114552397 gene encoding von Willebrand factor A domain-containing protein 5A isoform X2, translating into MMMNCCGLVTSKKEPVPLKSVEVELEVRDHVATVVSTLNYENKEDKPLEAVFVFPLPGDAAVCHFSAKIGQTEIVAEVKEKQKAREEYDDALSSGQQAFLLEESDQSPDIFSLSVGSLRPGESASIRLEYVTELAVQADEGLRFCLPAVLNPRYQPQGSGGSGGGNVQVTSVPASLVPYSLSFSARVSSPRPVSKVESNCPLDALQYLNTEQTQATVKLAAFHKFDRDVELLIYYKDAHQPTAVVEAGQASAKPGSLMGDPVVMLSLYPEFPQAVMSSVASCGEFVFLLDRSGSMAGSRIKSARETLLLLLKSLPMGCYFNIYSFGSCHENIFPKSVEYSQKTMEEALKKVEEMQANLGGTEILEPLKHIYSQPCIPSQPRQLFVFTDGAVCNTKEVINLVRKNSGSHRCFSFGIGEGASSALINGLAKEGGGHAQFITDTDRMQPKVMQSLRFALHPTVVDISFKWDLPKGVSVTALSPPITALFQGQRSLVYAQLTGQSSEAAEGCVTVKYSLAGRPSQNQLHFSLKPAEDTGLPVHRLAARTLIRSLEMEERESRGVQEEGVKKKVVELSVQSGVSSAFTAFVAVNKGDGEVLQGPLVVRNVPTPRRAWLGSGLIQQQSCSMGRSVQSCPMPMMAMAPTCPTGCSMRLSSQSSPPGMSMMAMAHSFLSYRPGKNISESCLPKQPPRDPLLQLVSLQKASGCWVLDPALASALGKTSEEVEKPKLASVNQEVWATILALIWLHGFKMDAQEEWELLAMKAVSWLRAQNAPCVTECVEAANALLGFNVQKDALGL; encoded by the exons ATGATGATGAACTGCTGTGGTCTGGTCACTTCCAAAAAGGAACCAG TTCCTCTGAAGAGTGTGGAGGTGGAGCTGGAGGTGAGGGACCATGTGGCTACAGTGGTCTCCACTCTGAACTATGAGAACAAGGAGGACAAACCACTGGAGGCTGTTTTTGTCTTCCCTCTGCCTGGAGATGCTGCTGTCTGTCACTTCAGTGCTAagattggacagacagagaTTGTAGCTGAGGTGAAGGAGAAACAGAAG GCTCGTGAGGAGTATGATGACGCGTTGAGCTCTGGTCAGCAGGCCTTCCTGTTGGAGGAGAGTGATCAGAGTCCAGATATATTCTCTCTGAGTGTGGGCAGTCTGCGTCCAGGAGAGAGCGCCTCCATCAGGCTGGAGTACGTCACTGAGCTGGCTGTGCAGGCTGATGAAGGGCTGAGGTTTTGTCTGCCTGCTGTGCTCAACCCTCGCTACCAACCTCAGG GGAGTGGAGGTAGTGGAGGTGGCAACGTTCAGGTGACCTCTGTTCCAGCCTCTCTGGTGCCCTacagtctgtctttctctgcccGAGTGTCCTCTCCTCGTCCAGTCTCTAAAGTAGAGTCCAACTGTCCCCTGGACGCTCTCCAGTACCTCAACACAGAGCAGACCCAGGCTACG GTCAAATTGGCTGCATTTCACAAGTTTGACAGAGATGTTGAACTGCTGATTTATTACAAAGATGCCCACCAGCCCACTGCTGTGGTGGAGGCAGGACAGGCCTCTGCTAAGCCTG GCTCTCTGATGGGTGATCCAGTGGTGATGCTGAGCCTGTACCCTGAGTTCCCCCAGGCTGTGATGTCTTCAGTCGCCTCATGTGGAGAGTTTGTGTTCTTACTGGATCGATCTGGCAGTATGGCAGGGTCCCGTATAAAGAGTGCCAGG GAAACTCTGCTGCTCCTGTTGAAGAGCTTACCAATGGGCTGCTATTTCAACATCTACAGCTTTGGGTCCTGCCATGAAAACATCTTCCC TAAGAGTGTGGAGTACAGCCAGAAGACCATGGAAGAGGCTCTGAAAAAAGTTGAAGAGATGCAAGCTAATCTGGGAGGAACAGAGATCCTTGAGCCCCTCAAACACATTTACAGCCAGCCCTGCATTCCCAGTCAACCTAGacaa CTATTTGTCTTTACTGACGGAGCGGTGTGCAACACCAAAGAAGTTATAAATCTGGTGAGGAAGAATTCAGGTTCCCACAG GTGTTTCTCTTTTGGGATTGGAGAAGGGGCCAGCTCTGCTCTTATCAACGGGTTGGCCAAGGAAGGAGGAGGTCACGCTCAGTTCATCACAGATACTGACAGGATGCAACCCAAA GTGATGCAGTCGCTGCGTTTTGCTCTGCATCCAACTGTGGTGGACATCTCATTTAAGTGGGATTTGCCAAAGGGAGTGTCTGTCACTGCTCtctctccaccaatcacagcacttttccagggtcaaaggtcactggTTTATGCCCAGCTCACTGGACAG AGTTCAGAGGCAGCGGAGGGCTGTGTGACGGTGAAGTACAGCCTGGCAGGTCGTCCCTCTCAGAACCAGCTCCACTTCAGTCTCAAACCTGCAGAGGACACTGG ATTACCGGTCCACAGGTTGGCTGCTCGGACTCTGATTCGCTCTctggagatggaggagagagagagcagaggagtgCAAGAGGAAGGAGTGAAGAAAAAGGTGGTGGAGCTCAGTGTCCAATCAGGAGTGAGCAGTGCCTTCACTGCCTTCGTTGCTGTCAACAAAGGAGACGGCGAGGTGCTTCAAGGACCTCTGGTGGTCAGAAATGTTCCAACACCCA GGcgggcgtggcttgggagtggcctcatacagcagcaaa GTTGTAGTATGGGTAGGTCTGTTCAGTCCTGTCCTATGCCTATGATGGCTATGGCGCCCACCTGTCCTACTG GTTGTAGTATGCGTTTGTCTTCTCAGTCCAGTCCTCCTGGTATGTCTATGATGGCTATGGCGCATTCTTTTCTATCCTATCGTCCTGGTAAGAATA TCTCAGAAAGCTGTTTGCCCAAGCAGCCACCCAGAGACCCTTTGCTGCAGCTGGTCTCCCTCCAGAAGGCGTCTGGCTGCTGGGTGCTGGATCCAGCTCTGGCTTCTGCACTGGGAAAGACCAGCGAggaggtggaaaagcccaagcTTGCATCA GTGAATCAGGAAGTATGGGCCACCATTCTGGCTCTGATCTGGCTCCATGGTTTCAAGATGGATGCTCAGGAAGAGTGGGAGCTTCTGGCTATGAAGGCTGTGTCATGGCTCCGTGCCCAGAATG CCCCATGTGTGACAGAGTGTGTGGAAGCTGCAAATGCTCTGTTGGGGTTCAATGTGCAGAAAGACGCCCTGGGACTCTGA